From a region of the Tamandua tetradactyla isolate mTamTet1 chromosome 10, mTamTet1.pri, whole genome shotgun sequence genome:
- the LOC143647756 gene encoding uncharacterized protein LOC143647756, with the protein MNPGAVVDVAKPPGHRTPRSPWEGKSVLASPLGLCPPHLPCCRGSRASPCSGRLWSRHLAQQLFRAGPTRAPLLPPRLAPVDPSGQAVQGTPPRGEAWANVDGPPSLQDRTKASTVPARSPGVWLVCSTAAQREPKWGLNCRLLTASHPSRPEESGEWKSQDVWGSQSRTNPCLSLSWQRLGASSGHGQRSGCGVLVTRVHRAEQQVPPPGQADPRASLSQGCGPEPAGQRPCQALSTVPTSPHPVPRPPGSGPPQGGKGSAALSLQPRLSAPVTCLLRPRPTPLTACAGQLLGPELLIGLGAGRSAGRAGAPAASPSLLELTSWLEGAHPAEQAANLLRLHSQPHPPGWSAHGPPTVPSSLTTKSSGTGPKHAGQLLGLPVLGGVCRAGGRGLGLLLLLTSTRKRGPELDDYDFYTIPVTTRPVDHSNSSAQRRLQGDENIGTDAEERRPVKNLQRASCRKRTEDHQVPLQMHREPCVLANILGNGGYITRHQQVLDQMATSVTMTLLTTWRSQTWFRPSTGPVGLEPELCLVATTTVFEFVCKITCPGNMRTRFPPEQQVWQLVSSVKRTLHGTWNPNQARLNTGPVNIFQRASWGKRTGDLQVPLQMHREPCVLANILGNGGYITRHQQVLDQMATSVKMTLLTTWRSQTWFRPSTGPVGLEPELCLVATTTIFEFICKTTCPGNMRTRFPPEQQVWQLVSSVKRTLHGTWNPNQARLNTGPVNIVQRASWEKRTGDLQVPLQMHREPCVLANILGNGGHITRHQQVLDQKATSVKRTLHRTCSPNQVRPNPAPGGGQPGQCLESVNLSSPSTLLGNQQRVYVFLFIIFFLVFSIFLFK; encoded by the exons ATGAATCCAGGAGCCGTGGTAGACGTGGCGAAGCCCCCAGGACACAGGACCCCCCGCAGCCCATGGGAGGGCAAGTCTGTTCTGGCCTCACCGCTGGGCTTGTGCCCCCCCCACCTCCCGTGCTGCAGGGGCTCTAGGGCGTCACCCTGCTCTGGCCGCCTCTGGTCTCGGCACCTGGCCCAGCAGCTCTTCCGAGCCGGCCCCACCCGAGCTCCCTTGCTGCCCCCGAGGTTGGCGCCT GTCGACCCCTCTGGGCAGGCCGTGCAGGGGACCCCACCTAGAGGGGAGGCCTGGGCCAATGTGGATGGCCCGCCGAGCCTGCAGGACAGGACGAAAGCCAGCACTGTCCCTGCCCGCTCTCCTGGGGTGTGGCTGGTTTGCTCCACAGCAGCACAGCGGGAGCCCAAGTGGGGACTGAAT TGCCGCCTGCTGAcggccagccaccccagccggccTGAGGAATCCGGGGAATGGAAGAGCCAGGACGTGTGGGGCTCGCAAAGCAGAACGAATCCCTGCCTGAGCCTGTCCTGGCAGAGGCTCGGAGCGAGCAGTGGCCACGGGCAGCGGTCAGG ATGCGGCGTGCTGGTGACCCGAGTCCACAGGGCAGAACAGCAGGTGCCGCCGCCTGGCCAGGCTGACCCCCGTGCCTCACTGTCACAGGGTTGTGGGCCAGAGCCAGCGGGAC AGCGTCCCTGCCAAGCCCTGAGCACAGTGCCTACCTCGCCCCACCCAGTGCCGAGACCCCCAGGGTCAGGGCCGCCTCAGGGAGGAAAGGGGAGTGCAGCTCTCAGCCTTCAGCCCAGGCTCAGCGCCCCGGTGACGTGCCTGCTACGCCCCCGGCCCACACCCCTGACTGCCTGTGCCGGGCAGCTCCTCGGCCCTGAGCTGCTTATTGGATTAGGGGCTGGGCGCTCAGCGGGGCGGGCAGGGGCACCTGCAGCTTCCCCTAGCCTGCTGGAGCTGACCTCCTGGCTGGAGGGCGCCCACCCCGCTGAGCAGGCTGCCAATCTGCTGCGTTTGCATTCTCAGCCTCATCCTCCTGGCTGGAGTGCACACGGCCCTCCCACCGTCCCCTCCTCACTGACCACTAAAAGCTCCGGGACTGGACCCAAACATGCTGGCCAGCTACTCGGCCTGCCTGTTCTCGGGGGTGTGTGCCGTGCTGGTGGCCGTGGCCTTGGCCTATTACTTCTACTG ACCTCCACCCGGAAGAGGGGCCCAGAACTGGATGATTACGACTTCTACACCATCCCTGTGACCACAAGACCTGTggaccacagcaacagcagtgcCCAGAGGAGACTGCAG GGTGATGAAAACATTGGAACGGATGCGGAGGAGAGGAGACCAGTAAAGAACCTCCAGAGGGCCAGCTGCAGAAAGAGGACCGAGGATCACCAGGTGCCTCTTCAGATGCACAGGGAACCCTGTGTGTTGGCCAACATCCTGGGGAATGGCGGATACATCACCCGCCACCAACAGGTCCTGGACCAGATGGCCACCAG TGTGACGATGACTCTTTTGACCACCTGGAGGAGTCAAACCTGGTTCAGGCCATCCACAGGGCCTGTTGGTTTAGAACCTGAGCTGTGCCTGGTGGCCACAACTACAGTCTTTGAATTTGTTTGCAAGATCACTTGCCCGGGGAACATGAGAACGAGGTTCCCACCAGAACAGCAAGTGTGGCAGCTGGTCTCAAG TGTGAAGAGGACCCTCCATGGGACCTGGAATCCAAACCAGGCCAGACTCAATACAGGGCCAGTTAACATCTTTCAGAGGGCCAGCTGGGGAAAGAGGACTGGGGATCTCCAGGTCCCTCTTCAGATGCACAGGGAACCCTGTGTGTTGGCCAACATCCTGGGGAATGGTGGATACATCACCCGCCACCAACAGGTCCTGGACCAGATGGCCACCAG TGTGAAGATGACTCTGTTGACCACCTGGAGGAGTCAAACCTGGTTCAGGCCATCCACAGGGCCTGTTGGTTTAGAACCTGAGCTGTGCCTGGTTGCCACAACTACAATCTTTGAATTTATTTGCAAGACCACTTGCCCGGGGAACATGAGAACGAGGTTCCCACCAGAACAGCAAGTGTGGCAGCTGGTCTCAAG TGTGAAGAGGACCCTCCATGGGACCTGGAATCCAAACCAGGCCAGACTCAATACAGGGCCAGTTAACATCGTTCAGAGGGCCAGCTGGGAAAAGAGGACTGGGGATCTCCAGGTGCCTCTTCAGATGCACAGGGAACCCTGTGTGTTGGCCAACATCCTGGGGAATGGCGGACACATCACCCGCCACCAACAGGTCCTGGACCAGAAGGCCACCAG TGTGAAGAGGACCCTCCACAGGACCTGCAGTCCAAACCAGGTCAGACCCAATCCAGCGCCAGGTGGTGGACAACCTGGGCAGTGCCTGGAGTCCGTTAATTTGTCCTCTCCAAGCACATTGCTGGGAAACCAGCAAAgagtttatgtttttttattcataatttttttccttgttttttccattttcttgtttaaataa